The Arachis hypogaea cultivar Tifrunner chromosome 16, arahy.Tifrunner.gnm2.J5K5, whole genome shotgun sequence genome contains a region encoding:
- the LOC140180260 gene encoding uncharacterized protein has translation MWSEKLVMWEELSYIVGLCQVPFCFMGDFNEILRLEEKKNAISLPASAEEFKEWVQDLPLVNLPLTDRKFKWFRGRSCSHIDRILDNVEWLEEFPDTRLKGEPRGLSDHCPLILENTRLSAGPRYFQSLHSLFTHKGFLWMVKDEWRNSGEAQFINKLKALTVPLTHERFLWMVKDEWRNLGEAQFTNKLKALTVLLRRWHKDNFGDMDNRIKKFEEEIKKIDDMVNAGNYDRTVEARQKALVTCCSKWYFRKELHLKQMSRSHHARDMDKNTKYFHNLASARRRNNRIDSLKFAPIIGICDGLVKQIDDEEAAVLEVMPLPEEIREVVWDSVLEFFQSAKLPMDANVTWVALVPKVMGAKEIKDLRPISMVGCVYKVISKVLVRRMRLVMPGLVGDTQSAFAKGRKIHDGALITCETVQWLKLHKKQAAIIKLDFQKAYDRVRWSFVDIVLQKMGFGLRWRTWVKECMTTVSMLMLINGSPSKPFRIERGLRQGDPLSPFLFILAVDILHRMVGKAVRNGRISPLLVGRDNIELSHLQFADDTILFFPKDTKILVNYKRLLRCFELMSGLSINFDKSSLILVNCEQELVTNMCGLLECAEATLPVKYLGISLGTNPRLVKTWKPIIDKVEDKLSLWKAKSLNKASKLVLIKSVLNSLTVLQKETLSEDITSYNFTSTIWRGSVPLRVELFAWFVLVGRVWCAWLKSANRAWAIRGTIKELFESWIEVPGHNSEQNKWMIGFFAVIWNIWLELNDRIFQRSERGVDGMNNKSFLSYKK, from the exons ATGTGGAGTGAGAAATTGGTGATGTGGGAGGAGTTAAGCTACATTGTAGGTTTATGTCAAGTTCCGTTTTGTTTCATGGGAGACTTTAACGAGATATTAAGgttggaggaaaagaaaaatgctattAGTTTACCGGCATCTGCGGAAGAATTTAAGGAATGGGTGCAAGATTTACCGCTAGTGAATTTACCGCTTACTGATCGGAAGTTCAAATGGTTTCGAGGTCGATCTTGTAGCCACATTGACCGGATTCTCGACAATGTGGAGTGGCTTGAGGAGTTTCCAGATACTCGGTTGAAAGGGGAACCTAGAGGTCTATCAGATCATTGTCCGTTGATTTTGGAAAATACAAGACTTAGTGCGGGTCCAAGATATTTTCAAAGCCTGCATTCCTTGTTTACACATAAAGGATTTCTGTGGATGGTGAAGGATGAGTGGAGGAATTCGGGTGAAGCACAGTTCATTAATAAGCTGAAGGCCTTAACGGTGCCACTTACACATGAAAGATTTTTGTGGATGGTGAAGGATGAGTGGAGGAATTTGGGTGAGGCACAGTTTACTAATAAGCTGAAGGCCTTAACAGTACTGCTGAGGAGATGGCATAAGGACAATTTTGGAGACATGGACAACAGGATAAagaagtttgaggaagagattAAGAAGATTGATGATATGGTTAATGCTGGTAATTATGACAGAACAGTGGAGGCTAGACAGAAGGCTCTTGTAACTTGTTGTTCGAAGTGGTATTTCAGAAAGGAGCTTCATTTGAAGCAGATGTCTCGATCTCATCATGCTAGAGATATGGACAAGAACACTAAATACTTTCATAACCTAGCGTCGGCTAGAAGGCGGAACAATAGAATCGATTCTCTA AAATTTGCTCCTATTATTGGGATCTGTGATGGGTTGGTAAAGCAGATTGATGACGAAGAGGCAGCAGTGTTAGAGGTTATGCCATTACCTGAGGAAATACGAGAGGTGGTTTGGGATT CTGTGTTGGAATTTTTCCAAAGTGCGAAGCTACCAATGGATGCTAATGTAACATGGGTGGCGCTAGTTCCAAAAGTTATGGGAGCTAAGGAAATCAAAGACCTAAGGCCGATTAGCATGGTTGGTTGTGTCTATAAGGTGATATCCAAAGTATTGGTGAGAAGAATGCGTTTAGTGATGCCAGGTTTAGTGGGAGACACTCAGTCTGCGTTTGCAAAGGGTCGCAAAATACACGATGGTGCTCTCATTACTTGTGAGACGGTCCAATGGCTAAAGCTGCACAAGAAGCAGGCGGCAATCATCAAATTGGACTTTCAGAAAGCGTACGACAGGGTGAGATGGAGCTTTGTGGATATTGTGTTACAAAAGATGGGTTTTGGTCTTAGATGGAGGACATGGGTGAAGGAATGTATGACTACAGTATCTATGTTGATGTTGATTAATGGGTCACCATCCAAGCCATTCAGGATAGAgcgaggtcttagacaaggagatcCTCTTTCTCCCTTTCTGTTCATTCTTGCCGTTGACATCTTACACAGGATGGTGGGTAAGGCAGTCAGAAATGGACGCATTTCTCCACTGTTGGTGGGAAGAGACAACATAGAGTTGTCACATCTCCAATTTGCAGATGACACAATCTTATTTTTCCCAAAGGATACAAAGATACTAGTGAATTATAAGAGACTTCTGCGTTGTTTTGAGTTGATGTCTGGCCTGagtattaactttgataagtcaaGCTTGATTTTGGTTAACTGTGAGCAGGAATTGGTGACGAATATGTGTGGTTTGTTGGAATGTGCCGAAGCTACTCTACCTGTCAAGTACTTAGGAATTTCTCTAGGTACAAACCCTCGGTTGGTGAAGACCTGGAAACCGATCATAGACAAGGTGGAAGATAAGCTTAGCTTATGGAAAGCGAAGTCTCTTAACAAAGCTAGTAAGTTGGTTCTCATAAAATCTGTTCTTAATAGCTTGACG gtgttgcagAAAGAGACTCTCTCGGAGGACATCACAAGTTACAACTTCACTAGTACCATATGGAGAGGATCGGTTCCTCTAAGAGTTGAACTGTTTGCATGGTTTGTCTTAGTAGGCAGG gtgtggtgcgctTGGTTGAAGAGTGCTAATAGAGCTTGGGCTATTCGAGGGACTATCAAAGAGCTGTTTGAGAGTTGGATTGAAGTGCCTGGTCATAACTCTGAGCAAAACAAGTGGATGATAGGGTTCTTTGCAGTTATCTGGAACATTTGGTTGGAACTGAATGACAGAATATTCCAGAGATCTGAGAGAGGTGTTGATGGAATGAATAATAAGTCATTTTTGAGTTACAAGAAATGA
- the LOC140180261 gene encoding uncharacterized protein, with amino-acid sequence MVGHPFTWTNRRQGEDLVKERLDRYLVGMEWKLKFPNAVVHRLTESGSDHAPILMETESQSWHSKRRFKYQERWCGEEDVKRIVSEVWRMEVVGSAMFSLAQKLKVCRHRLVQWQKTHKANSRKEIEDLQAKLEELRVAGINGGEEVTSLEEKLELAYLKEESYWREKSRIKWLKEGDQNTRFFHQKFQSRMRRNRIWRLVGRDNEIASKPEDIAKVAEDYFCDIFTSSCSADPNPYLEDLESKVTASMNRRLQRPVTMDEVKRATFSVHAQSAPSDDGFTAKFFHFLWDIVGGDVFKAVRSFFHSSRILKSFNHTQICLIPKVPDASDMTQVNHLAILGQIGASDRSAPNTSQSILELLETYEGFSGQKVNLNKSAIFFSHNTPQNTRLAVAQTLNIEHIGAQDKYLGLPSIVQKSKKATFGAIKDKVQKRIMGWKRSILSSGGRHTLLRAMGEAIPIYTLSCFKLPDTLLTEIHSMLSQFWWG; translated from the exons ATGGTGGGGCACCCTTTCACGTGGACAAATCGAAGACAAGGAGAGGATTTGGTGAAGGAGAGGCTTGACCGCTATTTAGTTGGGATGGAATGGAAGTTGAAGTTTCCGAATGCAGTGGTGCACAGGCTCACAGAGTCAGGCTCGGATCATGCTCCAATTTTGATGGAAACCGAATCTCAATCCTGGCATAGTAAAAGGCGGTTTAAATACCAGGAACGTTGGTGTGGAGAAGAGGATGTCAAGAGAATTGTCAGTGAAGTGTGGAGAATGGAAGTTGTAGGCTCGGCTATGTTCTCCTTGGcccaaaagttaaaagtttgtAGACATAGACTAGTTCAATGGCAGAAAACTCACAAAGCAAACTCCCGGAAAGAAATTGAGGACCTTCAAGCTAAGCTAGAGGAGTTGCGGGTGGCTGGAATCAATGGGGGAGAGGAGGTTACCAGTTTGGAAGAGAAGTTGGAGCTggcatatttgaaagaagagagctATTGGCGAGAAAAATCTAGAATCAAGTGGCTAAAAGAAGGAGATCAGAACACTAGATTCTTTCACCAGAAATTTCAATCAAGGATGCGAAGGAACAGAATTTGGAGATTAGTGGGGAGGGACAATGAGATTGCATCGAAACCGGAGGATATTGCAAAGGTAGCTGAGGACTACTTTTGcgatatttttacttcttcttgTTCAGCTGATCCGAATCCATACTTAGAGGATTTGGAGTCTAAGGTTACAGCTTCCATGAACCGTAGGCTCCAAAGGCCAGTAACTATGGACGAGGTCAAAAGAGCTACATTTAGTGTTCATGCTCAGAGTGCTCCTAGTGATGACGGGTTTACAGCTaagttttttcactttttatGGGATATAGTTGGAGGTGACGTTTTTAAGGCAGTGAGAAGTTTCTTTCACAGTAGCAGAATTTTAAAAAGCTTCAATCATactcaaatttgtttgattccaaaggTGCCAGATGCCAGTGACATGACTCAG GTCAACCATTTGGCTATTTTAGGCCAAATAGGGGCATCCGACAGG AGCGCACCTAATACAAGCCAAAGCATTCTAGAATTGCTAGAGACCTATGAGGGTTTTAGTGGGCAAAAAGTCAATTTGAATAAGTCGGCTATCTTTTTCAGTCACAACACTCCTCAGAACACAAGACTAGCAGTTGCTCAGACACTAAATATTGAACATATCGGAGCACAAGACAAATACCTGGGACTGCCATCTAtagttcaaaaatcaaagaaagcaaccTTTGGAGCTATCAAGGATAAAGTTCAGAAGAGGATTATGGGTTGGAAAAGAAGTATATTGTCATCAGGTGGCAGGCACACGCTATTGAGAGCGATGGGGGAGgcgattcctatttatacactctcttgttTCAAGCTCCCGGACACGCTGTTGACTGAGATTCATAGCATGCTCTCGCAATTTTGGTGGGGTTAA